A window of the Henckelia pumila isolate YLH828 chromosome 3, ASM3356847v2, whole genome shotgun sequence genome harbors these coding sequences:
- the LOC140891536 gene encoding BTB/POZ domain-containing protein DOT3 produces the protein MDQETNSMKFSLQLDQPLSPASDSDGRYMIESQSIVVPANPATADGFEKKEQSWFAMSQIPTDLSIRVQEITFHVHQFPLVSRCSYFSRIEFQHSNSGLCYDIKLENFPGGSETFETILKFCYGLPVNLNPNNVATLRCAAEYLEMTEALEDGNLIAKTEAFFTFVVLSSWRDSITVLKSCETLSPWAENLQIVRRCCDSIAWKISRETSASGTEEVINEQKWWFEEMATLKIGHFTRIITAIRSKGMAPKTIGSCIMRYGDKWLPTMESEVEGLGRFTYGRNELQWNITSGKKQEVDMGNVKEHRMIVESLVNVMPPQKEAASCKFLLKMLKMAMLYSASPAIVSELEQRVGLVLENASVNDLLIPNCPVGDQGKLANSSEGQTMHNVDVVQRILEYFLLYEQQQQQKPALSTISKLLDGYLAEIARDPKLSVTKFQFIAQCLPENARTCDDGLYRAIDTFLKAHPTLSEHEQRRLCRVMDCGKLSIDACAHSAQNDRLPLRTMIQVLFSEQVKIRKTMQGRSQRETGDNSEGEGNNWSSTDKEVKALKVELERVKMQMAEMQRDYSELQNEHEKLNFKKDRHSSSWALGWRKIRKSGLFNRKIDGDETDESQNKMNPSRRGSFRRRQSIS, from the exons ATGGATCAAGAGACTAACTCCATGAAGTTCTCCCTTCAGCTGGATCAGCCGCTGAGTCCCGCTAGTGATTCGGATGGACGATACATGATCGAGAGCCAAAGCATAGTCGTCCCAGCAAATCCCGCCACCGCAGATGGTTTTGAGAAGAAAGAGCAATCATG GTTTGCCATGTCTCAGATACCTACAGATCTTTCGATTCGTGTTCAAGAAATCACCTTTCATGTTCACCAG TTTCCGCTGGTCTCCAGATGCTCCTACTTCAGCCGGATCGAGTTCCAGCACTCGAATTCAGGTCTATGCTACGACATCAAGCTCGAAAACTTTCCGGGCGGATCAGAAACATTCGAGACAATATTGAAATTCTGCTACGGTCTCCCAGTAAACTTGAACCCAAACAACGTGGCCACGCTCAGATGTGCTGCAGAATATTTAGAAATGACAGAAGCGCTGGAAGATGGCAACCTCATTGCCAAGACTGAAGCTTTCTTCACTTTTGTAGTCCTCTCTTCATGGAGAGACTCCATAACCGTCCTCAAATCATGTGAAACTCTATCGCCGTGGGCGGAGAATCTTCAAATTGTGCGGAGGTGTTGCGATTCCATAGCATGGAAGATTTCTAGAGAAACTTCAGCTTCAGGGACAGAGGAGGTGATTAATGAACAGAAGTGGTGGTTCGAGGAAATGGCTACTCTTAAGATAGGCCATTTCACGAGGATCATAACCGCGATAAGATCAAAAGGAATGGCACCGAAGACTATAGGTTCGTGCATCATGAGATACGGAGACAAATGGTTGCCTACCATGGAATCAGAGGTGGAAGGACTAGGGAGATTTACTTATGGAAGAAACGAGTTGCAATGGAATATTACAAGTGGCAAGAAGCAAGAAGTAGATATGGGGAATGTAAAGGAGCACCGTATGATAGTCGAGAGCTTAGTGAATGTGATGCCTCCACAGAAAGAAGCAGCTTCTTGTAAATTCCTTCTGAAAATGTTGAAAATGGCGATGCTTTACTCGGCATCGCCGGCTATAGTTTCTGAGCTAGAACAAAGAGTTGGGCTGGTACTGGAGAATGCTTCTGTAAATGATCTGCTTATTCCCAATTGTCCTGTAGGAGATCAAGGGAAGCTAGCCAA TTCGAGTGAAGGACAAACCATGCACAACGTAGATGTCGTGCAAAGAATCTTGGAATATTTCTTACTATAcgaacaacaacaacaacaaaaacctGCACTGTCGACCATCAGTAAACTTTTAGACGGCTACCTAGCAGAAATTGCAAGGGACCCTAAGCTCTCAGTAACCAAGTTTCAGTTCATAGCTCAGTGCTTGCCCGAAAATGCTCGAACGTGTGATGATGGCTTGTACAGAGCCATCGACACCTTTCTCAAG GCTCATCCCACGCTATCCGAACACGAACAGAGGAGGCTGTGTAGAGTCATGGATTGTGGGAAGCTTTCGATAGACGCATGCGCGCATTCTGCACAAAACGACAGGCTGCCACTCAGAACCATGATTCAG GTTCTATTCTCAGAGCAAGTGAAAATAAGAAAGACAATGCAAGGAAGAAGCCAAAGAGAAACTGGTGATAATTCAGAAGGGGAAGGTAATAACTGGTCATCTACGGACAAAGAAGTAAAAGCACTCAAAGTCGAACTGGAACGAGTAAAGATGCAAATGGCTGAGATGCAAAGGGATTACTCGGAGCTCCAAAACGAACACGAAAAGCTGAACTTCAAAAAGGACAGGCATTCATCAAGTTGGGCATTAGGATGGCGGAAGATAAGAAAGTCAGGCCTTTTCAATCGAAAAATCGACGGGGACGAAACTGATGAAAGCCAAAACAAGATGAATCCTAGCCGTAGAGGTAGCTTTCGAAGAAGGCAGTCTATTTCCTGA
- the LOC140892602 gene encoding succinate dehydrogenase [ubiquinone] iron-sulfur subunit 3, mitochondrial isoform X1 has protein sequence MLRNLYRRVGDVFSKIDPKNRDFPTLKGHPAAQHHAREVLHSHHNPKPNVPNTIKEFKIYRWNPDHPNHKPFLQSFSVDLSKCGPMVLDVLQKIKAEEDSSLSYRRSCREGICGSCAMNIDGTNTVACLKPIDANTNSATIITPLPHMYVIKDLVVDLTNFYQQYKSIEPWLKTKRPPPGGREYRQSIAERKRVDGLYECILCACCTTSCPSYWWNPEEFLGPAALLHAYRWIVDSRDDFTEERLQALTEDHTRLYRCRTIKNCTATCPKSLDPAEAIQKMKTRHLLSRPMEKTEEDVKAFG, from the exons ATGTTGAGGAATTTGTACAGAAGAGTTGGCGATGTTTTCAGCAAAATAGACCCCAAAAACAGAGATTTCCCGACTCTGAAAGGCCATCCTGCGGCACAGCATCATGCAAGGGAAGTCCTCCACTCACACCACAACCCCAAACCAAATGTTCCCAACACCATCAAGGAGTTCAAAATTTACCGATGGAATCCAGATCACCCTAATCACAAGCCTTTTCTTCAATCCTTTTCCGTCGATCTCTCCAAATGCGGTCCcatg GTTCTGGATGTGTTGCAAAAGATAAAAGCAGAGGAAGATTCGAGTTTGAGCTATAGAAGATCGTGTAGAGAAGGGATATGTGGTTCTTGTGCGATGAACATTGATGGGACTAACACGGTCGCATGCCTTAAGCCGATTGATGCCAACACAAATTCGGCCACGATAATCACTCCTCTGCCTCATATGTATGTCATCAAAGATTTAGTCGTCGATCTCACCAATTTCTACCAACAGTACAA GTCGATCGAACCATGGCTTAAGACGAAAAGGCCCCCACCGGGTGGGAGAGAGTATAGGCAAAGTATTGCAGAGAGGAAAAGAGTAGATGGACTATATGAGTGCATACTATGTGCTTGCTGCACCACATCATGCCCATCCTATTGGTGGAATCCCGAGGAGTTCCTTGGACCGGCCGCTTTGCTTCATGCCTACCGATGGATTGTCGACAG TCGTGATGATTTTACTGAGGAACGTCTTCAAGCATTGACGGAGGACCACACACGCTTGTATCGTTGTAGGACGATAAAGAATTGCACGGCCACGTGCCCGAAAAGCTTGGATCCCGCGGAAGCCATTCAAAAGATGAAGACCAGACATCTACTGTCTCGACCGATGGAAAAGACAGAAGAAGATGTAAAGGCGTTCGGTTAG
- the LOC140892602 gene encoding succinate dehydrogenase [ubiquinone] iron-sulfur subunit 3, mitochondrial isoform X2, producing the protein MLRNLYRRVGDVFSKIDPKNRDFPTLKGHPAAQHHAREVLHSHHNPKPNVPNTIKEFKIYRWNPDHPNHKPFLQSFSVDLSKCGPMVLDVLQKIKAEEDSSLSYRRSCREGICGSCAMNIDGTNTVACLKPIDANTNSATIITPLPHMYVIKDLVVDLTNFYQQYKSIEPWLKTKRPPPGGREYRQSIAERKRVDGLYECILCACCTTSCPSYWWNPEEFLGPAALLHAYRWIVDSIDGGPHTLVSL; encoded by the exons ATGTTGAGGAATTTGTACAGAAGAGTTGGCGATGTTTTCAGCAAAATAGACCCCAAAAACAGAGATTTCCCGACTCTGAAAGGCCATCCTGCGGCACAGCATCATGCAAGGGAAGTCCTCCACTCACACCACAACCCCAAACCAAATGTTCCCAACACCATCAAGGAGTTCAAAATTTACCGATGGAATCCAGATCACCCTAATCACAAGCCTTTTCTTCAATCCTTTTCCGTCGATCTCTCCAAATGCGGTCCcatg GTTCTGGATGTGTTGCAAAAGATAAAAGCAGAGGAAGATTCGAGTTTGAGCTATAGAAGATCGTGTAGAGAAGGGATATGTGGTTCTTGTGCGATGAACATTGATGGGACTAACACGGTCGCATGCCTTAAGCCGATTGATGCCAACACAAATTCGGCCACGATAATCACTCCTCTGCCTCATATGTATGTCATCAAAGATTTAGTCGTCGATCTCACCAATTTCTACCAACAGTACAA GTCGATCGAACCATGGCTTAAGACGAAAAGGCCCCCACCGGGTGGGAGAGAGTATAGGCAAAGTATTGCAGAGAGGAAAAGAGTAGATGGACTATATGAGTGCATACTATGTGCTTGCTGCACCACATCATGCCCATCCTATTGGTGGAATCCCGAGGAGTTCCTTGGACCGGCCGCTTTGCTTCATGCCTACCGATGGATTGTCGACAG CATTGACGGAGGACCACACACGCTTGTATCGTTGTAG
- the LOC140890542 gene encoding uncharacterized protein: protein MKSETVTLILVNLAGIMERADESLLPGVYKEVGAALHADPTRLGSLTLFRSIVQSSCYPLAAYLAVRHNRTHVIALGAILWAAATFLVAISSTFAEVAISRGLNGIGLAIVTPAIQSLVADSTDESNRGTAFGWLQLTGNLGSIIGGLLSVLIASSSFMGIPGWRIAFHLVGFLSVLIGILVGLFAYDPRFFDADGKMKDQAPHKTFRAEVKDLIKEAKAIIKIPSFQILIAQGVSGSFPWSALSFAPMWLELIGFSHKTTAVILTLFNISGSIGGLFGGMMGDTLAKRLPNSGRIILSQISSGSAIPLAAILILGLPDDPSTAVMHGLVMVIMGLLVSWNAPATNNPIFAEIVPERARTSIYALDRSFESILSSFAPPVVGILAQQVYGYKPLPEGSTDSKIIETDRENAASLGKALYTAIGIPMAICCVIYSFLYCTYPRDRDRAKMDALIESELQQIDTDDSALIQEYDYRHVSESNQSNGKDRTVIDMEYEADGSVDLSENDEQRLLSRDLTLSDTHKL, encoded by the exons ATGAAATCAGAAACAGTGACCCTGATTCTTGTGAATTTAGCTGGTATAATGGAAAGGGCAGATGAATCCTTGCTGCCGGGGGTTTACAAAGAAGTTGGCGCTGCGCTGCACGCCGATCCCACGCGCCTCGGCTCGCTCACTCTCTTCAGATCCATCGTTCAGTCGTCTTGCTACCCGCTTGCCGCCTACTTGGCGGTGCGTCACAACCGCACGCACGTTATTGCTCTCGGCGCAATCCTTTGGGCCGCAGCTACTTTCCTCGTCGCCATTTCTTCTACCTTTGCCGAG GTTGCAATTTCAAGAGGTCTGAACGGGATTGGACTTGCCATCGTTACTCCGGCAATTCAGTCCCTTGTTGCTGACTCAACCGATGAAAGCAATCGTGGCACTGCTTTTGGGTGGTTACAGTTGACTGGAAACCTAGGTTCGATTATTGGTGGACTTCTTTCCGTACTTATAGCCTCATCATCCTTCATGGGTATCCCTGGTTGGAGAATTGCTTTCCACCTAGTCGGATTCTTAAGTGTTCTTATTGGCATTTTAGTGGGCCTCTTTGCCTACGATCCTCGGTTTTTTGATGCCGATGGTAAAATGAAGGATCAAGCTCCACACAAAACATTCCGAGCAGAAGTTAAGGACCTGATTAAAGAAGCAAAAGCCATTATAAAAATTCCCTCCTTCCAAATACTAATTGCTCAAGGTGTATCAGGATCGTTCCCTTGGTCGGCTCTGTCCTTTGCTCCGATGTGGTTGGAACTTATTGGCTTCTCCCATAAAACAACAGCAGTAATCTTGACTCTTTTTAATATTTCTGGATCTATCGGGGGATTGTTCGGAGGAATGATGGGTGATACTCTTGCCAAACGTCTACCAAATTCTGGTAGAATTATTCTTTCACAGATAAGCTCTGGTTCTGCTATTCCTTTAGCTGCTATTCTTATATTGGGGTTGCCTGACGATCCATCCACCGCGGTAATGCATGGTTTAGTGATGGTTATCATGGGTTTGTTAGTCAGTTGGAATGCTCCTGCAACTAACAA TCCGATATTTGCAGAAATAGTTCCGGAGAGAGCTCGGACAAGCATCTATGCTCTGGATAGATCTTTTGAGTCTATACTATCTTCATTTGCTCCACCAGTTGTCGGGATTTTGGCTCAGCAAGTTTACGGCTATAAACCTCTTCCAGAAGGATCAACAGACTCAAAAATCATTGAAACTGATAGAGAAAACGCCGCGTCACTTGGCAAAGCCCTTTACACTGCAATAGGAATCCCGATGGCAATATGCTGTGTGATCTATTCATTTCTCTACTGCACCTATCCAAGGGACAGGGATCGGGCGAAAATGGATGCTTTAATCGAGTCGGAGCTGCAGCAGATTGATACAGATGATTCTGCTTTGATTCAAGAATATGATTATCGTCATGTTTCTGAATCCAATCAATCAAACGGGAAGGACAGAACCGTGATTGACATGGAATATGAAGCAGACGGGAGTGTTGATTTAAGCGAGAATGATGAGCAGAGGTTGTTGTCTCGTGATCTGACTCTCTCCGATACACACAAATTGTGA
- the LOC140890675 gene encoding vacuolar fusion protein CCZ1 homolog B-like isoform X1, which yields MGVTSGSNSNESIKLCVFDLRRGQNEGQELEKILFFYPSDVPFSTQLSVIGLSEGLISFTRIFSPEAACEVIEAEMHSHVFYEPEPDIWMVMVVEKSKDSESIWRIDALRSILKEVHSLFMLFHGSVRALVDKEPSGGLVRTHLYYFIMDFLSAYEKRSPLDYCCWDFLVGKKLQLPNFRDSLKEIGTVKMLTVGREAAIEVQSLVQVLESCAGNARCYSMTMFHDLMVSTTLSPIDTVSIFTYSVSRLTALALSSGARSWSYSHKGNTVCNTSAGAILADPGQVVDQYCNSCDTSPAGNRGYHVVRPLQHAKWSKGKDGFLVTDIWGVEAGSSVSKSPTVWLRHTEEEMYLIPYQHRGLTVILLIPVSSVVNGEQGMALVKQQIAEIASLKMSKVEEKLSRGWGGENAYHVSGYRYLLVDGDTCVSRASPPGKVTTLTKESLIELSKLREEVDLEKSRAKWDMSGFEKDFEVCIRAKNKAWLIARLTRGKELYMVLEKANETLLYASGAVEKFSDRYCDGAFSLD from the exons ATGGGAGTGACATCTGGGAGTAATTCCAATGAatcgattaaattgtgtgttttTGATTTGAGAAGGGGCCAAAATGAAGGGCAGGAGTTGGAGAAGATTCTCTTCTTTTATCCCTCGGATGTTCCATTTTCGACTCAGCTCTCTGTCATTGGTCTCAGTGAAggactcatcagttttactag AATTTTCTCCCCAGAGGCGGCGTGTGAGGTCATTGAAGCTGAGATGCATTCTCATGTTTTTTATGAACCAGAGCCAGATATATGGATGGTGATG GTAGTTGAAAAAAGTAAGGATTCAGAATCCATATGGCGAATTGATGCGTTACGAAGCATTCTCAAAGAAGTACATTCCCTTTTTATGTTGTTTCATGGATCTGTGAGAGCATTGGTTGATAAAGAACCATCTGGTGGGCTTGTCCGAACCCATTTGTATTATTTCATCATGGACTTTCTGAGCG CATATGAAAAGCGGTCTCCATTGGATTATTGCTGCTGGG ATTTTTTGGTTGGGAAGAAACTTCAGTTGCCAAATTTTCGCGACTCTCTAAAAGAAATTGGAACAGTAAAAATGTTAACTGTGGGGCGCGAAGCTGCTATTGAAGTTCAG TCTCTCGTTCAAGTGTTAGAGTCATGTGCGGGGAATGCACGTTGTTACTCAATGACGATGTTCCATGATCTGATGGTCTCAACAACTCTTTCTCCT ATCGACACAGTTAGCATTTTTACCTATTCCGTGTCAAGGTTAACTGCTCTTGCTCTGTCCTCTGGAGCAAGATCATGGTCCTATTCACATAAAGGAAACACTGTGTGCAATACTTCTGCTGGAGCAATTTTAGCGGATCCTGGTCAAGTTGTGGATCAATATTGTAATTCCTGTGATACATCTCCAGCTGGAAATCGTGGTTATCATGTCGTGAGGCCCTTGCAGCATGCCAAATGGTCAAAGGGGAAGGATGGTTTTCTTGTCACTGATATTTGGGGCGTAGAGGCTGGTAGTTCGGTGTCTAAGAGCCCAACAGTTTGGCTTCGTCATACAGAGGAAGAGATGTATCTTATTCCTTATCAGCACCGTGGCTTAACTGTAATACTTCTTATTCCTGTCTCATCTGTAGTCAATGGTGAACAAGGAATGGCTCTGGTGAAGCAGCAAATTGCTGAAATT GCATCACTCAAGATGTCCAAAGTTGAAGAGAAACTATCTAGAGGGTGGGGAGGTGAGAACGCATATCATGTGAGTGGATATCGGTATTTGCTGGTGGATGGTGATACATGTGTATCTAGGGCTTCTCCTCCTGGAAAAGTAACAACTCTGACAAAG GAATCCTTGATCGAACTGAGTAAGCTTCGAGAGGAGGTTGATTTAGAAAAGAGTAGAGCTAAATGGGATATGTCAGGCTTTGAGAAGGATTTTGAAGTATGCATTAGAGCAAAAAACAAAGCTTGGCTCATCGCTCGTCTTACTCGGGGAAAGGAGCTTTATATGGTCCTCGAGAAAGCAAATGAAACCCTTCTATATGCCTCTGGAGCTGTTGAAAAGTTCAGTGATAG GTACTGTGATGGTGCTTTTTCCTTGGATTAA
- the LOC140890675 gene encoding vacuolar fusion protein CCZ1 homolog B-like isoform X2, protein MGVTSGSNSNESIKLCVFDLRRGQNEGQELEKILFFYPSDVPFSTQLSVIGLSEGLISFTRIFSPEAACEVIEAEMHSHVFYEPEPDIWMVMVVEKSKDSESIWRIDALRSILKEVHSLFMLFHGSVRALVDKEPSGGLVRTHLYYFIMDFLSDFLVGKKLQLPNFRDSLKEIGTVKMLTVGREAAIEVQSLVQVLESCAGNARCYSMTMFHDLMVSTTLSPIDTVSIFTYSVSRLTALALSSGARSWSYSHKGNTVCNTSAGAILADPGQVVDQYCNSCDTSPAGNRGYHVVRPLQHAKWSKGKDGFLVTDIWGVEAGSSVSKSPTVWLRHTEEEMYLIPYQHRGLTVILLIPVSSVVNGEQGMALVKQQIAEIASLKMSKVEEKLSRGWGGENAYHVSGYRYLLVDGDTCVSRASPPGKVTTLTKESLIELSKLREEVDLEKSRAKWDMSGFEKDFEVCIRAKNKAWLIARLTRGKELYMVLEKANETLLYASGAVEKFSDRYCDGAFSLD, encoded by the exons ATGGGAGTGACATCTGGGAGTAATTCCAATGAatcgattaaattgtgtgttttTGATTTGAGAAGGGGCCAAAATGAAGGGCAGGAGTTGGAGAAGATTCTCTTCTTTTATCCCTCGGATGTTCCATTTTCGACTCAGCTCTCTGTCATTGGTCTCAGTGAAggactcatcagttttactag AATTTTCTCCCCAGAGGCGGCGTGTGAGGTCATTGAAGCTGAGATGCATTCTCATGTTTTTTATGAACCAGAGCCAGATATATGGATGGTGATG GTAGTTGAAAAAAGTAAGGATTCAGAATCCATATGGCGAATTGATGCGTTACGAAGCATTCTCAAAGAAGTACATTCCCTTTTTATGTTGTTTCATGGATCTGTGAGAGCATTGGTTGATAAAGAACCATCTGGTGGGCTTGTCCGAACCCATTTGTATTATTTCATCATGGACTTTCTGAGCG ATTTTTTGGTTGGGAAGAAACTTCAGTTGCCAAATTTTCGCGACTCTCTAAAAGAAATTGGAACAGTAAAAATGTTAACTGTGGGGCGCGAAGCTGCTATTGAAGTTCAG TCTCTCGTTCAAGTGTTAGAGTCATGTGCGGGGAATGCACGTTGTTACTCAATGACGATGTTCCATGATCTGATGGTCTCAACAACTCTTTCTCCT ATCGACACAGTTAGCATTTTTACCTATTCCGTGTCAAGGTTAACTGCTCTTGCTCTGTCCTCTGGAGCAAGATCATGGTCCTATTCACATAAAGGAAACACTGTGTGCAATACTTCTGCTGGAGCAATTTTAGCGGATCCTGGTCAAGTTGTGGATCAATATTGTAATTCCTGTGATACATCTCCAGCTGGAAATCGTGGTTATCATGTCGTGAGGCCCTTGCAGCATGCCAAATGGTCAAAGGGGAAGGATGGTTTTCTTGTCACTGATATTTGGGGCGTAGAGGCTGGTAGTTCGGTGTCTAAGAGCCCAACAGTTTGGCTTCGTCATACAGAGGAAGAGATGTATCTTATTCCTTATCAGCACCGTGGCTTAACTGTAATACTTCTTATTCCTGTCTCATCTGTAGTCAATGGTGAACAAGGAATGGCTCTGGTGAAGCAGCAAATTGCTGAAATT GCATCACTCAAGATGTCCAAAGTTGAAGAGAAACTATCTAGAGGGTGGGGAGGTGAGAACGCATATCATGTGAGTGGATATCGGTATTTGCTGGTGGATGGTGATACATGTGTATCTAGGGCTTCTCCTCCTGGAAAAGTAACAACTCTGACAAAG GAATCCTTGATCGAACTGAGTAAGCTTCGAGAGGAGGTTGATTTAGAAAAGAGTAGAGCTAAATGGGATATGTCAGGCTTTGAGAAGGATTTTGAAGTATGCATTAGAGCAAAAAACAAAGCTTGGCTCATCGCTCGTCTTACTCGGGGAAAGGAGCTTTATATGGTCCTCGAGAAAGCAAATGAAACCCTTCTATATGCCTCTGGAGCTGTTGAAAAGTTCAGTGATAG GTACTGTGATGGTGCTTTTTCCTTGGATTAA
- the LOC140890504 gene encoding annexin D2-like, whose amino-acid sequence MYIHSFIHQSCVYSWRLTSSAMATIKIPSSVPSPAEDSEQLRKAFAGWGTNEALIIQILAHRNAAQRKLIRETYAATYGEDLLKDLDEELSSDFQRAVLLWTLDPSERDAYLANEATKRLTASNWVIMEIACTRSSFDLFKARQAYHERYKKSLEEDVAYHTTGDIRKLLVPLVSAFRYEGDEVHMTLAKSEAKILHEKIHDKAYNDEELIRILTTRSKAQLNATLNHYNDQFGNAINKDLKTDPNDEYLKLLRATIKCLTCPEKYYEKSLRLAINRVGTDEWALTRVVVTQAERNMVRIKEEYHKRNSVTLERAIAGDTSGDYEKMLLALIGHGDV is encoded by the exons ATGTACATTCATTCTTTCATCCATCAGAGTTGCGTTTACTCTTGGAGACTGACCAGTTCAGCTATGGCCACCATCAAAATCCCTTCAAGCGTCCCTTCCCCCGCCGAGGATTCCGAGCAACTCCGAAAAGCATTTGCAG GATGGGGAACAAATGAGGCACTGATAATCCAGATCCTTGCACATAGGAATGCAGCACAGCGCAAATTGATTCGCGAAACCTATGCAGCGACTTACGGAGAGGATCTTCTCAAGGACTTGGACGAAGAACTTTCAAGTGATTTTCAG CGTGCAGTGCTGCTCTGGACGCTGGACCCATCTGAACGAGATGCATACTTGGCTAACGAGGCTACGAAACGATTAACCGCTAGCAATTGGGTTATAATGGAAATTGCTTGCACCAGATCATCATTTGATCTTTTTAAGGCAAGACAGGCCTATCATGAGCGGTACAAGAAATCCCTTGAAGAAGATGTGGCATATCACACTACTGGAGATATTCGGAAG CTTCTGGTTCCTCTAGTGAGCGCCTTTCGATATGAAGGAGATGAGGTGCACATGACTTTGGCAAAATCAGAGGCTAAGATACTGCATGAGAAGATACATGACAAGGCTTATAATGATGAAGAGCTTATCAGAATCCTTACTACAAGAAGCAAAGCACAACTTAATGCAACACTTAATCACTACAATGATCAGTTTGGAAACGCAATCAACAAG GACTTGAAGACGGACCCAAATGACGAATATCTCAAACTCCTCAGGGCGACCATCAAATGTTTGACATGTCCTGAGAAATACTACGAGAAAAGCCTTCGTTTGGCTATCAACAGGGTTGGCACCGACGAATGGGCTCTCACTCGTGTTGTTGTCACACAGGCGGAGAGAAACATGGTGCGTATCAAAGAAGAATACCATAAACGAAACAGTGTCACCCTTGAACGTGCAATTGCTGGGGACACTTCCGGTGACTATGAGAAAATGCTTCTGGCCTTAATAGGCCATGGAGATGTTTAG